One part of the Osmerus mordax isolate fOsmMor3 chromosome 18, fOsmMor3.pri, whole genome shotgun sequence genome encodes these proteins:
- the nxph1 gene encoding neurexophilin-1, producing MQATCWCAVLLLTPAVYLVTSAHASKADLLKSGSPKSTLKHIWTESSKDLSISRLLSQTLHGKENSTALDLRYDTPEPYSEQDLWDWLRNSTDLQDSRPRAKRRPMVKTGKFKKMFGWGDFHSNIKTVKLNLLITGKIVDHGNGTFSVYFRHNSTGQGNVSVSLVPPTKIVEFDVAAQQSVIDAKDSKSFNCRIEYEKVEKGAKNILCNFDPSKTCYQEQTQSHVSWLCSKPFKVICIYISFYSTDYKLVQKVCPDYNYHSDTPYFPSG from the coding sequence gtTACAAGTGCCCATGCCTCCAAGGCAGACCTCCTGAAGTCTGGGAGCCCCAAGTCCACGTTAAAACACATATGGACAGAAAGCAGTAAGGACTTGTCCATCAGCCGACTGCTGTCACAGACTCTGCATGGCAAGGAGAACAGCACTGCCCTAGACCTGCGCTACGACACCCCCGAACCCTACTCAGAGCAGGACTTGTGGGATTGGCTGCGGAACTCCACGGACCTGCAGGATTCCAGGCCCCGGGCCAAGCGGCGGCCCATGGTCAAGACGGGCAAGTTCAAGAAAATGTTCGGCTGGGGGGATTTCCACTCCAACATCAAGACGGTGAAGCTCAACCTGCTCATCACCGGCAAGATCGTGGACCATGGCAACGGTACCTTCAGTGTCTACTTCCGCCACAACTCCACAGGCCAGGGCAATGTGTCCGTCAGCCTGGTCCCGCCCACCAAGATTGTGGAATTCGATGTGGCGGCACAGCAATCGGTCATCGACGCCAAGGACTCCAAGTCCTTCAACTGCCGTATCGAGTACGAGAAGGTGGAGAAAGGAGCCAAGAACATCCTCTGTAACTTCGACCCCTCCAAGACCTGTTACCAGGAGCAGACCCAGAGCCATGTGTCCTGGCTCTGCTCCAAGCCCTTCAAAGTGATCTGCATCTACATCTCCTTCTACAGCACCGACTACAAGCTGGTCCAGAAAGTGTGCCCggactacaactaccacagtgaCACTCCCTACTTCCCCTCCGGCTGA